Proteins co-encoded in one Malus domestica chromosome 09, GDT2T_hap1 genomic window:
- the LOC103421927 gene encoding protein-tyrosine-phosphatase PTP1-like: MQDPEEETKRRRREMPEEKDTKRPKSMTLATIPSLEDLLASTCSTRVALTPQQHENCAFALKFFKDKLRMPEQINREWDQLDAIYITQSEADKRCTVALNTLNFCKNRYDEYVAFDENRVVLKSCAAGAGDYINASFITTPSSSSCFIATQGPLSHTFEAFWEMVIQYRCSVIVMLTDLDDNKCGDYFQANDKDGVSSREFGNICVATKWIRGVGEFGDGNSDSLVLRLLEVKKNNNKEQSSDSDSEEPSPPMSVLHIQYPQWPDHGVPEDTFAVRGILKRVMYQEALAIPDCGPIVVHCSAGVGRTGTYCTIHDTLQRILSGDMSALDLVKTITTFRSQRDGMVQKPEQYRFCYDAIIDELEELILDGSPLGS; this comes from the coding sequence ATGCAGGACCCGGAGGAGGAGaccaagaggaggaggagggagatgCCGGAGGAGAAGGACACCAAACGGCCAAAATCCATGACACTGGCCACCATCCCTTCCTTGGAGGACTTGTTGGCCAGTACTTGTTCGACCAGAGTTGCCCTTACCCCCCAACAGCACGAAAACTGTGCCTTTGCTCTCAAATTCTTCAAAGACAAGCTCCGGATGCCCGAACAGATCAACCGAGAGTGGGATCAGTTAGATGCCATTTATATAACACAATCCGAGGCGGACAAGCGTTGCACTGTGGCTCTCAACACTCTCAATTTCTGCAAAAACCGGTATGATGAATACGTAGCGTTCGATGAAAATAGGGTTGTTCTTAAATCTTGTGCGGCAGGGGCAGGGGACTATATCAACGCCAGCTTCATCACAACaccatcttcctcttcttgtttTATTGCAACACAAGGTCCACTTTCACACACCTTTGAAGCTTTCTGGGAGATGGTCATCCAGTACCGTTGCTCTGTAATTGTCATGCTTACTGACTTGGATGATAACAAATGTGGAGATTATTTTCAGGCCAATGACAAGGACGGCGTTAGTAGTAGAGAATTTGGGAATATATGTGTAGCCACTAAGTGGATAAGAGGAGTTGGTGAATTTGGAGATGGTAATTCGGATTCACTAGTATTGCGCCTTTTGGAGGTGAAGAAGAATAATAATAAGGAACAGTCATCAGACTCGGACTCGGAGGAACCTTCACCACCCATGTCTGTTTTGCACATTCAGTATCCTCAATGGCCCGACCATGGAGTTCCCGAAGACACGTTTGCGGTTCGTGGAATTTTGAAACGAGTAATGTATCAGGAAGCACTCGCCATACCCGACTGCGGCCCAATTGTGGTGCACTGCAGTGCAGGTGTTGGGAGAACTGGAACGTACTGCACCATTCATGATACACTGCAGAGAATTCTTTCGGGGGACATGTCTGCTTTAGATTTAGTAAAAACAATAACCACATTCAGGTCTCAGCGAGATGGAATGGTCCAGAAACCGGAGCAATATCGTTTCTGTTATGATGCTATCATTGATGAATTGGAAGAGCTCATCTTGGATGGATCCCCACTTGGCAGTTGA
- the LOC103421926 gene encoding uncharacterized protein — protein MDLRLREMLKGLEHITFRVETKTDWVDAKCLAGDGIHLKVLENEVLLKMINEMLKGLTTGMTERIAGYILILVWNMRSASDNSRRIFPEKSPSNQGIDVEALSHGVVSPRGTTPIKLSAAGGNSYSLNECVRVGCFLAASLLKLFRKPAYSWDKAKYHIQRAYTNYTKEPWPLKDLNVIASHVGTLSLLWERKTIFRDTLGSILYSIGDLEEGRGMVTMLFAGHLAYTGMHVVDLFCRAVTGLQCQPTDLMKALHTHTSMHKKSILDELRIIIESYIGSEEEDKKRRTFQYARLFDSQMFGNLQSKNCAHLVCILAYLCQQCGSAGTGDPTQIAVIANIGQGAKDTFKAEAINIYNYIVTKNEIEK, from the coding sequence atggattTGCGTTTGCGAGAGATGTTGAAAGGATTAGAACACATAACTTTCCGAGTAGAAACCAAAACGGATTGGGTCGATGCAAAGTGCCTTGCAGGAGACGGAATTCACCTCAAGGTGCTAGAAAATGAAGTGCTTCTCAAGATGATCAATGAGATGCTGAAGGGACTGACGACGGGAATGACAGAGAGGATTGCTGGATATATACTTATACTTGTGTGGAACATGAGGTCCGCATCTGACAACAGTAGGCGCATCTTTCCGGAAAAGAGCCCAAGTAATCAAGGGATAGATGTTGAGGCCCTTTCTCACGGAGTTGTATCACCCCGAGGGACAACCCCCATCAAGCTTTCTGCAGCAGGGGGAAACAGTTATTCCCTAAATGAGTGTGTCAGAGTTGGATGTTTTCTAGCTGCCTCTCTGTTAAAATTGTTCAGAAAACCTGCATACTCTTGGGACAAAGCCAAGTATCATATACAGAGAGCGTACACTAACTATACTAAGGAACCGTGGCCATTGAAAGACCTCAATGTCATCGCCAGTCATGTTGGAACACTGTCTCTTTTATGGGAACGTAAGACCATATTCAGGGACACCCTGGGATCCATTCTGTACTCCATAGGAGACCTTGAAGAGGGTCGAGGGATGGTTACAATGCTCTTTGCAGGGCATCTTGCATACACTGGAATGCACGTTGTCGATTTGTTCTGCAGAGCTGTAACAGGTCTTCAGTGTCAACCGACTGATTTGATGAAAGCCTTACATACACATACATCCATGCATAAAAAGAGTATTCTTGACGAGCTAAGAATTATAATTGAATCATATATAGggtcggaggaagaagacaaaAAGAGACGGACGTTCCAGTATGCAAGACTGTTTGACAGTCAAATGTTCGGTAATCTACAATCGAAGAATTGTGCCCATCTAGTCTGTATCTTAGCATACCTTTGTCAACAATGTGGAAGTGCAGGAACCGGAGACCCAACCCAAATTGCAGTGATAGCAAACATCGGGCAAGGGGCCAAGGACACGTTCAAGGCCGAAGCAATCAACATCTACAATTATATCGTTACCAAGaatgaaatagaaaaataa
- the LOC103411783 gene encoding asparagine synthetase [glutamine-hydrolyzing]-like, producing the protein MNFNLMMECQENAVESLLSLSNLANRARPRVHPHHQRSSALVKHRGADWSGLYQYGDCFFAHQRLAIIDPACGDQPLYSEDKSIVFTVNREIYNHAKLRSRLPNQIYKLSRLRTRRLGAPDSRGSGAPDSLQL; encoded by the exons atgaACTTCAATTTGATGATGGAATGCCAGGAAAATGCAGTGGAGAGCCTTCTCTCGCTCTCAAATCTAGCAAATCGCGCCAGACCACGGGTCCATCCGCACCACCAACGTTCCTCCGCTTTAGTGAAG CACCGTGGAGCTGATTGGAGTGGCCTGTACCAGTATGGAGATTGTTTCTTTGCTCATCAGAGGCTGGCCATTATTGACCCTGCTTGTGGTGATCAACCTCTCTACAGTGAAGACAAATCAATTGTTTTCACG GTGAATAGAGAGATTTACAACCATGCAAAGCTGAGGAGCCGTCTGCCAAATCAGATTTATAAG CTGAGTCGCCTGCGGACCCGTAGGCTCGGCGCTCCAGATTCCCGAGGCTCTGGCGCTCCAGATTCTCTTCAGCTTTGA
- the LOC103444294 gene encoding probable boron transporter 2 encodes MEETFVPLRGIKNDLRGRLKCYKEDWTGGFKAGFRILAPTTYIFFASAIPVISFGEQLDRSTDGVLTAVQTLVSTAVCGIIHSIVGGQPLLILGVAEPTVIMYTFMFNFVKERKDLGPKLFLAWSAWVCVWTAGLLFLLAILGACSIINRFTRVAGELFGLLIAMLFMQQAIKGLVDEFRLPEREDTSLLQFIPSWRFANGMFALVLSFGLLLTALKSRKARSWRYGTGWLRSFVADYGVPLMVLVWTGVSYIPTSSVPRGIPRRLFSPNPWSPGAYENWTVIKDMLNVPVLYIIGAFIPATMIAVLYYFDHSVASQLSQQKEFNLRKPSSYHYDLLLLGFLTLMCGLLGIPPSNGVIPQSPMHTKSLATLKHQLLRNRLVATARTSMRNNASLGQLYGNMQDAYQQMQTPLVYQEASSRGLNELKESTIQAASSMGNYIDAPVDQTVFDIEKEIDDLLPVEVKEQRLSNLLQAVLVGGCVAAMPILKRIPTSVLWGYFAFMAIESLPGNQFWERILLLFTAPSRRFKVLEDNHATFVETVPFKSIAMFTVFQTLYLLVCFGLTWVPIAGVMFPMMIMLLVPVRQYILPKFFKGAHLQDLDAAEYEEAPALTYNLATERELGAGASCAGDAEILDEVMTRSRGEFRHVSSPKITSSTSTPAIAPEILGSPHKTFSPRVSELRGERSPLSGGGGSHSPGTPGPSSILGKSPGNR; translated from the exons ATGGAGTTTTGACAGCAGTGCAAACCTTAGTATCGACGGCAGTTTGTGGGATCATACATTCCATCGTCGGAGGTCAACCCTTGCTGATATTGGGTGTGGCCGAGCCTACTGTAATCATGTACACCTTCATgttcaattttgtcaaagaacGTAAGGACTTGGGTCCAAAGCTCTTTCTAGCATGGTCCGCATG GGTATGTGTATGGACAGCTGGTTTACTGTTCTTATTGGCAATATTAGGCGCTTGTTCCATAATAAATAGGTTTACAAGAGTGGCTGGGGAGTTGTTTGGTCTACTTATTGCTATGCTCTTCATGCAGCAAGCCATTAAA GGACTTGTGGATGAGTTTCGCTTACCAGAAAGAGAAGACACTAGTTTACTACAATTTATACCTTCATGGAGGTTTGCAAATGGAATGTTTGCTTTGGTGTTGTCATTTGGCCTTCTTCTCACAGCATTAAAAAGCAGGAAAGCAAGGTCATGGCGCTATGGCACTG GTTGGCTAAGAAGCTTTGTAGCAGACTATGGTGTGCCACTTATGGTTCTAGTGTGGACTGGTGTGTCTTACATTCCAACTAGTAGTGTTCCACGCGGCATCCCAAGGCGCCTTTTTAGCCCAAATCCATGGTCACCTGGTGCATATGAAAATTGGACTGTCATTAAG GACATGCTCAATGTTCCAGTCCTCTATATCATTGGAGCTTTCATTCCAGCAACGATGATCGCGGTGCTCTACTATTTTGATCACAGTGTAGCATCCCAACTATCTCAGCAGAAAGAGTTCAACTTAAGAAAGCCATCCTCTTACCATTATGACTTGCTTCTTTTGGGGTTTCTG ACTTTAATGTGTGGTCTGCTTGGAATTCCTCCATCAAATGGAGTCATCCCACAGTCTCCAATGCATACAAAAAGTTTAGCTACTCTTAAACACCAG TTGCTTCGTAATCGTCTTGTAGCAACAGCACGCACAAGTATGAGAAATAATGCTAGCTTGGGACAACTGTATGGAAATATGCAAGATGCCTATCAACAAATGCAGACTCCTTTGGTTTACCAGGAGGCCTCATCTCGA GGACTGAATGAATTAAAAGAATCAACCATCCAGGCAGCTTCAAGTATGGGAAATTATATTGATGCACCAGTTGATCAGACAGTATTTGATATTGAGAAAGAGATTGATGATCTATTGCCAGTTGAGGTGAAGGAGCAGCGTCTCAGTAACCTGCTTCAAGCGGTATTGGTGGGGGGATGTGTTGCAGCTATGCCTATCCTCAAAAGAATCCCAACTTCAGTCCTTTGGGGATACTTTGCCTTCATGGCCATTGAAAGCTTACCCGGTAACCAATTTTGGGAAAGGATTTTATTGCTCTTTACAGCTCCAAGTAGAAGATTCAA AGTCCTCGAGGATAATCACGCCACTTTTGTAGAAACTGTGCCTTTCAAGTCAATCGCGATGTTCACAGTTTTCCAAACTCTGTACCTGCTTGTATGTTTTGGGCTTACTTGGGTTCCAATTGCTGGGGTTATGTTTCCAATGATGATCATGCTCTTGGTTCCTGTGAGGCAATACATACTCCCCAAGTTTTTCAAAGGAGCACACCTTCAGGATTTGGATGCAGCAGAGTACGAAGAGGCTCCGGCTTTAACATATAACCTTGCAACG GAGAGAGAGTTGGGAGCTGGAGCTTCCTGCGCAGGGGATGCAGAAATATTAGACGAAGTTATGACCAGAAGCCGAGGTGAGTTTAGGCATGTCAGCAGTCCAAAGATCACAAGCTCTACTTCAACACCAGCAATTGCCCCTGAAATCCTTGGGAGTCCACACAAGACCTTCAGTCCTCGCGTAAGTGAGCTAAGAGGAGAGCGAAGTCCTCTTTCTGGCGGAGGAGGGTCGCACAGTCCGGGGACCCCTGGCCCTTCTTCTATTCTTGGGAAGAGTCCTGGTAACCGCTAA